A single window of Micrococcaceae bacterium Sec5.1 DNA harbors:
- a CDS encoding helix-turn-helix transcriptional regulator yields the protein MNTKDEAREFLISRRANISPEQAGLTVSGHRRVAGLRRGEVAMLADVSPEYYAKIERGNLAGVSDSVLESVARALQLDDAEREHLFDLARAANGGAQHVRRRKSKTWVARDSLTRALDVIVNGPAFVRNGRMDILATNALGRAFYDEVFDGPGQGNLARYCFFDERAKTFYPDWEAAADVTVAILRTEAGHDPRDKQLHDLVGELSTRSDAFRTRWGAHNVRRHGSGTKDFHHHEVGDLTLTYEGLELTAEPGLSFLIYTAEPGSPSDQRLHLLASLAATVTATRRTPYSATPPPRRTDHADQSTGPGA from the coding sequence ATGAACACCAAGGATGAAGCACGGGAGTTCCTCATATCCCGTCGGGCGAACATCAGCCCCGAGCAGGCCGGACTGACGGTCTCGGGGCACCGTCGCGTCGCGGGCTTGAGGCGGGGGGAGGTTGCGATGCTTGCGGACGTGAGTCCGGAGTACTATGCCAAGATCGAGCGAGGCAACCTCGCCGGGGTGTCCGACTCCGTGCTGGAGTCGGTCGCACGGGCCCTGCAGCTCGACGATGCCGAGCGCGAGCACCTTTTTGATCTCGCACGGGCCGCAAACGGAGGCGCGCAGCACGTGCGCCGGCGCAAGTCGAAGACATGGGTGGCGCGGGATAGCCTGACCCGTGCGCTGGACGTCATCGTGAACGGTCCGGCGTTCGTACGCAACGGACGGATGGACATCTTGGCGACCAACGCCCTGGGTCGCGCCTTCTATGACGAGGTCTTCGACGGGCCCGGGCAGGGGAACCTCGCCCGGTACTGCTTCTTCGACGAACGCGCAAAGACGTTCTACCCGGACTGGGAGGCGGCGGCCGACGTCACCGTGGCGATTCTGCGCACGGAGGCCGGTCATGATCCTCGTGACAAGCAGTTGCATGACCTTGTCGGTGAACTCTCCACCCGCAGTGACGCGTTCCGTACGCGGTGGGGTGCGCACAACGTCCGCCGCCACGGCTCGGGCACGAAGGACTTTCACCACCACGAGGTCGGCGACCTCACCCTCACCTACGAAGGACTCGAGCTGACCGCCGAGCCGGGGCTTTCGTTCCTCATTTACACCGCCGAGCCCGGTTCGCCGAGCGATCAACGGCTGCACTTGCTGGCAAGCCTCGCCGCCACCGTAACCGCGACGCGTCGCACCCCGTACTCGGCGACACCACCACCACGAAGGACTGATCATGCAGACCAGAGCACTGGGCCAGGGGCTTGA
- a CDS encoding cupin domain-containing protein, which yields MTDNEFDQIFPLGEKNDAYAQYFIGQSYLAPLASGSVPVSNVSFEPGCRNNWHIHHGTDGGGDQILICTAGSGWYQAEGTEPISLEPGTVIHVRAGTKHWHGAKANSWFSHVAFITPGEGVSNEWLEPVTDEVYGALPTNGENA from the coding sequence ATGACTGACAACGAATTCGACCAGATCTTCCCGCTCGGGGAAAAGAACGACGCCTACGCCCAGTACTTCATCGGCCAGAGTTATCTGGCCCCGCTCGCCTCGGGAAGTGTTCCGGTCAGCAACGTCTCCTTCGAGCCGGGATGCCGCAACAACTGGCACATCCACCACGGCACCGATGGTGGAGGAGACCAGATCCTGATCTGCACTGCGGGCAGCGGCTGGTACCAGGCAGAGGGCACCGAGCCGATCAGCCTGGAGCCCGGAACGGTGATCCACGTCCGGGCCGGCACGAAGCACTGGCACGGTGCGAAGGCCAATTCGTGGTTCTCCCACGTTGCTTTCATCACCCCGGGCGAAGGCGTAAGCAACGAATGGCTGGAGCCGGTCACCGACGAGGTGTACGGCGCGCTTCCGACCAACGGAGAGAACGCATGA
- a CDS encoding beta-glucoside-specific PTS transporter subunit IIABC, translated as MSKQYAPLAADIVRLVGGKANITEAYHCQTRLRFALKDESAVALDELNATEGIVKTLSKGGVFQVVVGMHVKEVFNEVERELGDLSVNAKDDGGAAKVKRNNVGSAVIEFVSSVFQPLIPALSGAGMVKALLALLVVLNLVSRESQTYALVNLFADAVFYFLPVLLAFSAAQKLKISPILAAAVAAMMLHPNWVALVTKKDPVTFFDILPFPLVNYSGAVIPIILVVFAQYYVERGLTRVVPKSVNLVFVPMLTFLIMGTLALGVLGPIGSILSGYLGSFFTFLSTNAAWAPALLVGATLPVMVMFGLHNGIAPLGVVQLAQTGKESIFGPGALVSNIAMGAASLVVAFRTKDKKTRQIATAGGITGLMGITEPILYGIALPKRYPLIAAMIGGGAGGLYAGLTQTHRFATGSSGLPAVLLYIGDNTLVNMINIIIALVISAVVSAVLTFVLSFKFEKPAVETASAADDDAAPSVRRPAAKETAAVAGGTATLVRTETIELAAPCAGTVVPLADVGDPVFASGAMGPGVAVEPSESVIVSPVSGTVAVAMKTGHAFGIKTDDGVEVLVHVGIDTVTMKGEGFHGALERGTRVEAGQPLVTADLDAIRAAGHPATVLVVVTNGPKDAPVEQLEGGSVVAGAAIAVVGR; from the coding sequence ATGAGCAAGCAATACGCTCCCTTAGCCGCAGACATAGTGCGGCTCGTTGGCGGCAAAGCCAACATTACCGAGGCCTACCACTGCCAGACCCGGCTTCGTTTCGCCCTAAAGGATGAATCCGCCGTCGCGCTGGACGAGCTGAACGCCACTGAAGGCATCGTAAAAACCCTCTCCAAGGGAGGGGTCTTCCAAGTGGTGGTCGGCATGCACGTCAAGGAAGTGTTCAACGAAGTGGAGCGCGAGCTCGGCGATTTGTCTGTCAACGCCAAGGACGACGGCGGCGCGGCCAAGGTCAAGCGCAATAACGTGGGCAGCGCGGTGATCGAGTTCGTCTCCAGTGTCTTCCAGCCCCTCATCCCAGCATTGTCTGGAGCTGGTATGGTCAAGGCGCTCCTTGCCCTGCTCGTAGTGCTGAATCTCGTGTCCCGGGAATCTCAGACTTACGCTTTGGTCAACCTTTTCGCAGATGCAGTGTTCTACTTCCTCCCCGTGCTGCTGGCTTTTAGTGCGGCTCAGAAGTTGAAGATCAGCCCGATCCTGGCAGCCGCGGTCGCTGCCATGATGCTGCACCCCAACTGGGTCGCCCTGGTGACGAAGAAGGACCCGGTCACCTTCTTCGACATCTTGCCGTTCCCCTTGGTCAACTACTCGGGCGCGGTCATTCCGATCATCTTGGTCGTGTTCGCCCAGTACTACGTGGAGCGTGGTCTGACCCGGGTGGTTCCGAAGTCCGTGAACCTGGTGTTCGTGCCGATGCTGACCTTCCTCATCATGGGTACCCTGGCCCTCGGTGTGCTCGGACCCATTGGCAGCATTCTGAGCGGCTACCTTGGTTCCTTCTTCACATTCCTGAGCACCAACGCAGCCTGGGCCCCGGCCCTGCTGGTCGGTGCGACACTTCCGGTCATGGTCATGTTCGGCCTGCACAACGGCATCGCCCCGCTCGGTGTCGTCCAGCTCGCCCAGACGGGCAAGGAAAGCATCTTCGGCCCCGGTGCCCTGGTCTCCAACATCGCCATGGGCGCAGCGTCCCTGGTGGTCGCTTTCCGAACCAAGGACAAGAAGACGCGTCAGATTGCCACCGCAGGCGGCATCACAGGCCTGATGGGCATCACGGAACCGATTCTCTATGGCATCGCCCTCCCCAAGCGTTACCCGCTCATCGCGGCCATGATCGGCGGTGGCGCGGGCGGCTTGTACGCGGGCTTGACCCAGACGCACCGCTTTGCCACCGGCTCCTCCGGCCTGCCCGCCGTTCTGCTCTACATCGGTGACAACACGCTGGTGAACATGATCAACATCATCATCGCCCTGGTCATCTCCGCCGTCGTCTCCGCCGTGCTGACCTTTGTGCTCTCGTTCAAGTTCGAAAAGCCCGCCGTCGAAACGGCCTCGGCAGCGGACGACGATGCGGCCCCGTCCGTCCGTCGCCCTGCTGCCAAGGAGACCGCCGCCGTCGCCGGTGGCACAGCAACTCTGGTGCGGACCGAAACCATTGAATTGGCAGCGCCCTGCGCCGGCACCGTTGTTCCGTTGGCCGACGTCGGCGATCCGGTCTTCGCCTCCGGAGCCATGGGTCCGGGCGTCGCCGTGGAACCGTCCGAGAGCGTCATCGTCTCCCCGGTGAGCGGAACGGTAGCCGTGGCCATGAAGACCGGCCACGCCTTCGGCATCAAGACCGACGACGGCGTAGAGGTACTGGTGCACGTGGGCATCGACACGGTGACCATGAAGGGTGAGGGTTTCCACGGCGCGCTGGAACGCGGGACACGCGTGGAGGCAGGGCAGCCGCTCGTCACGGCCGACCTGGACGCCATTCGCGCCGCCGGCCATCCGGCCACCGTACTGGTGGTCGTGACCAACGGACCCAAGGACGCACCGGTGGAGCAGCTTGAAGGCGGCTCCGTGGTGGCAGGCGCGGCGATCGCCGTCGTCGGACGCTGA
- a CDS encoding glycoside hydrolase family 1 protein → MQHEQLTPFPEDFLWGASTSAYQVEGGWDADGKGPSVIDIHMHRPDGVTDFTVAAGHYHRYAEDVELFSEMGLNAYRFSIAWTRIVPDGDGAVNPAGVAHYHRVIDELLAKGIEPVVTMYHFDLPAALDAKGGWSERATIDAFERYARVLFQEYGSKVKYWLTINEQNMMILHGRAIGTTGRSGQVGGKELYQQNHHMFLAQARVMVLCHELLPEAKIGPAPNIVSVYPATCAPEDIIAADDWDAIRNLLYVDLSVRGRYHNLAWAYLCAKGWEPEILDGDLELLAAAKPDFLAFNYYSTQTVGASRGDSSDIQVRGGDQQIVRGEVGLYRAVKNEHLPVNAFGWEIDPVGFRTTMRRLWDRYQLPLIITENGLGAFDELVDGRVRDDYRIEFLRLHLEQIRLAISDGVDVFGYCPWTAIDLVSTHQGISKRYGFIYVDRTEDDLKDLARVRKDSFFWYQGIIASGGESLSA, encoded by the coding sequence ATGCAGCACGAGCAGCTCACCCCGTTCCCCGAGGACTTCCTCTGGGGAGCCTCCACCTCCGCATATCAGGTGGAGGGCGGCTGGGACGCCGACGGCAAAGGCCCGTCGGTGATCGACATCCACATGCACCGGCCGGACGGCGTCACGGACTTCACCGTGGCGGCCGGCCACTACCACCGCTACGCCGAGGACGTGGAGTTGTTCTCGGAGATGGGTCTGAACGCCTACCGCTTCTCCATCGCATGGACCCGGATCGTCCCGGACGGCGACGGCGCGGTGAACCCGGCCGGCGTAGCGCATTATCATCGGGTGATTGACGAGCTCCTGGCCAAGGGCATCGAGCCTGTCGTGACCATGTACCACTTCGACCTCCCCGCGGCGCTGGACGCCAAGGGCGGCTGGTCGGAGCGGGCCACCATCGACGCCTTCGAGCGTTACGCCCGGGTACTTTTTCAGGAGTACGGCTCCAAGGTGAAGTACTGGCTCACCATCAACGAGCAGAACATGATGATCCTGCACGGTCGCGCCATCGGGACCACCGGACGCAGTGGCCAGGTGGGAGGAAAGGAGCTTTATCAGCAGAACCACCACATGTTCCTGGCGCAGGCGCGGGTCATGGTGCTTTGCCATGAGCTGCTGCCAGAGGCGAAGATCGGGCCGGCCCCGAACATCGTGTCCGTCTACCCGGCCACCTGCGCGCCGGAGGATATCATCGCGGCGGATGACTGGGATGCCATTCGCAACCTGCTCTACGTGGACCTGTCCGTCCGGGGCAGGTACCACAATCTGGCGTGGGCCTACCTCTGTGCCAAGGGCTGGGAGCCGGAGATCCTGGATGGCGATCTTGAGCTGCTGGCTGCGGCCAAGCCGGATTTCCTCGCGTTCAACTACTACTCGACTCAGACGGTCGGTGCGTCCCGTGGGGACTCCTCGGACATCCAAGTGCGGGGTGGGGACCAGCAGATCGTGCGGGGCGAGGTGGGCCTCTATCGTGCGGTAAAGAATGAGCATCTGCCCGTCAATGCCTTCGGCTGGGAGATCGACCCGGTGGGGTTCCGCACCACTATGCGCCGCCTCTGGGACCGCTATCAGCTGCCGCTCATCATCACCGAGAACGGGCTGGGTGCCTTTGACGAGCTGGTGGACGGCAGGGTGCGGGACGATTACAGGATCGAGTTCCTGCGCCTGCACCTGGAGCAGATCCGGCTGGCCATCAGCGACGGCGTGGACGTGTTCGGCTACTGCCCGTGGACGGCGATCGACTTGGTGTCCACGCATCAGGGCATCTCCAAGCGGTACGGCTTTATCTATGTGGACCGCACGGAGGATGATCTGAAGGATCTGGCGCGCGTGCGGAAAGACAGCTTCTTCTGGTACCAGGGCATCATCGCTTCCGGTGGCGAGTCGCTCTCCGCCTGA
- a CDS encoding PRD domain-containing protein: MQVKRVLNNNAVLAVDVDGKDLVVIGRGLGHGRRPGDQISREVADQVFVAAENANLERLARFLDDIPLDCLNAAGEVAELAQKRLDLRVSQALVVPLADHLSFAVERLQEGIPAQFPLVWEVSQLYPKELATGREALGLVEASLGVRLHDDEAVALAMHFVNAQFATPGMEKAMQMTGVIAQAFALVDKTFGFTVDQQSMNAARFVTHLRYLFSRVASGKQISEKSSVLVDAIIQSHPEAVVCSAKIQYLLEMGLDTSLTRDEVAYLALHVARLVADVSEYR; encoded by the coding sequence GTGCAAGTCAAGCGCGTGCTCAACAACAACGCGGTGCTGGCGGTCGATGTCGACGGCAAGGACCTCGTGGTGATCGGCCGCGGCCTCGGGCACGGCCGCAGGCCAGGTGACCAGATCTCCCGCGAGGTGGCGGATCAGGTCTTCGTTGCGGCGGAGAACGCCAATCTGGAACGGCTCGCCCGCTTCCTGGATGACATCCCTCTGGACTGTCTGAATGCAGCCGGCGAGGTCGCGGAGCTGGCGCAGAAGCGGCTCGACCTGCGGGTCAGCCAAGCCCTGGTGGTGCCGCTCGCGGATCACCTCAGCTTCGCCGTCGAACGGCTGCAAGAGGGGATCCCCGCCCAGTTCCCGCTGGTCTGGGAGGTCTCCCAGCTTTACCCGAAGGAGCTGGCCACGGGACGCGAGGCGTTGGGCCTGGTGGAGGCGTCGCTGGGGGTGAGGCTGCATGACGACGAGGCGGTGGCCCTGGCCATGCACTTCGTGAACGCTCAGTTCGCCACGCCCGGCATGGAGAAGGCCATGCAGATGACTGGTGTCATCGCGCAGGCATTCGCGCTGGTGGATAAGACTTTCGGCTTCACCGTGGACCAGCAGTCCATGAACGCGGCACGCTTCGTCACGCATTTGAGATACCTGTTCAGCCGAGTCGCCTCGGGCAAACAGATCTCCGAGAAGTCCTCCGTGCTGGTGGACGCGATCATTCAGAGCCACCCGGAGGCCGTCGTGTGCTCCGCCAAGATCCAGTACCTCCTGGAAATGGGACTGGACACCAGCCTCACCCGGGACGAGGTGGCATACCTGGCCTTGCACGTCGCACGCCTGGTAGCGGACGTGAGTGAATACCGCTAG
- the dxs gene encoding 1-deoxy-D-xylulose-5-phosphate synthase: MGLLETIKDPQDLAKLSGQELEQLAGEIRDFLITNVAATGGHLGPNLGVVELTLAVHRIFESPRDSVVFDTGHQSYVHKLLTGRQDFSTLRQQGGLSGYPDRAESEHDIVESSHASSSLSWADGISRARQLTGEGDRFVVAVVGDGALTGGMTWEAINNIAADKRRRVVIVVNDNGRSYAPTVGGFADYLASLRPTIDTLRTTPAYERMLDWWKKKLQDGGPVGQFTYKSLHAMKKGIKDWWAPQGMFEDLGMKYIGPVDGHNLQAMEHALSTAKAYGGPVIVHAMTEKGHGYAPALANEADQFHAVGIIDPETGEPTERPGARSWTSVFAEEIADIADERPDVVGITGAMLIPVGLHKFAERHPERVIDVGIAEQHALTSAAGMAFGGLHPVVAVYATFLNRAFDQLLMDVALHKAGVTIVLDRAGVTGPDGPSHHGMWDMAMVQIVPGLHLAAPRDATRLREELREAVAINDAPTVVRFSKGSVGSEVEAIERLHDGVDILARRPEGSTENDVLIISVGAMSELALDVAGRLGAQGISSTVVDPRWLLPVRRSIIALAARHRLVICIEDGVRAGGVGSRIRQEMRAAGVDTALNEGGLPVEFLVHGSRSQVLERVGLTAQKIAHDIVAQVLGTKVPFARPLPGQEHPTTGSLPKL; the protein is encoded by the coding sequence TTGGGACTCTTGGAAACCATCAAGGATCCACAGGACCTGGCCAAGCTGTCCGGCCAAGAGCTGGAACAGCTGGCCGGCGAGATCAGGGACTTCCTGATTACCAACGTAGCCGCTACCGGTGGACACCTGGGTCCCAACCTCGGCGTCGTCGAGCTCACGCTTGCCGTACACCGCATCTTCGAGTCTCCCCGGGACAGCGTTGTCTTTGATACCGGGCACCAGTCCTATGTCCACAAGCTCCTCACGGGCAGGCAGGACTTCAGTACTCTGCGCCAGCAGGGCGGCCTCTCGGGTTACCCGGACCGCGCCGAGTCCGAGCACGACATCGTCGAAAGCTCCCACGCTTCCTCGTCCTTGTCCTGGGCGGACGGCATTTCCCGCGCCCGGCAGTTGACCGGCGAAGGCGACCGGTTCGTCGTCGCGGTTGTAGGTGACGGTGCCCTTACTGGTGGCATGACCTGGGAAGCCATCAATAATATTGCCGCTGATAAGCGGCGCCGCGTGGTGATTGTGGTCAACGACAACGGCCGCTCCTATGCACCGACTGTGGGCGGTTTTGCCGACTACCTGGCATCGCTGCGCCCCACCATCGACACTTTGCGGACCACACCGGCTTATGAGCGGATGCTTGACTGGTGGAAGAAGAAGCTCCAGGACGGCGGTCCGGTAGGCCAGTTCACCTACAAGAGCCTGCACGCCATGAAAAAGGGCATCAAGGACTGGTGGGCGCCCCAGGGAATGTTTGAAGACCTGGGCATGAAGTACATCGGTCCGGTGGACGGACACAACCTCCAAGCCATGGAGCACGCTCTCAGCACGGCCAAAGCCTACGGTGGCCCGGTGATCGTGCATGCCATGACGGAAAAGGGCCACGGATATGCTCCCGCCCTTGCCAACGAGGCCGATCAGTTCCACGCTGTGGGAATCATTGATCCAGAGACAGGTGAGCCGACCGAAAGGCCCGGCGCCAGATCCTGGACCTCGGTCTTCGCCGAGGAAATCGCCGACATCGCTGATGAGCGTCCTGACGTTGTCGGCATCACCGGGGCAATGCTGATACCCGTTGGTCTGCACAAGTTTGCGGAGCGCCATCCTGAACGCGTTATCGACGTCGGTATCGCCGAACAGCATGCGCTCACGTCTGCTGCCGGGATGGCCTTCGGTGGCCTGCACCCGGTGGTGGCGGTTTATGCAACCTTCCTGAACCGTGCTTTCGATCAGCTCCTGATGGATGTAGCACTTCACAAGGCAGGGGTCACCATTGTCCTGGACCGTGCAGGCGTTACAGGACCGGACGGTCCCAGCCACCACGGCATGTGGGACATGGCGATGGTCCAGATTGTCCCAGGACTCCATTTAGCCGCTCCGCGCGACGCCACCCGGCTCAGGGAAGAACTGCGCGAGGCGGTCGCCATCAATGACGCCCCCACCGTGGTGCGGTTCTCCAAGGGCAGCGTCGGCTCTGAAGTGGAGGCCATTGAGCGGCTCCACGACGGCGTGGATATCCTGGCACGCCGTCCCGAGGGTTCCACCGAAAACGACGTCCTCATCATCAGTGTTGGCGCGATGTCCGAGCTCGCCCTGGATGTCGCCGGCCGTCTTGGCGCCCAGGGAATCAGCTCAACGGTGGTCGATCCCCGCTGGCTTCTGCCTGTGCGCAGATCAATCATCGCCCTTGCCGCCCGGCACCGCCTGGTCATCTGTATCGAAGACGGCGTCCGCGCCGGCGGCGTGGGTTCACGCATCCGCCAGGAAATGCGCGCAGCAGGCGTTGATACAGCTTTGAACGAGGGCGGCTTGCCTGTTGAGTTCCTGGTGCACGGATCCAGGAGCCAGGTCCTGGAGCGCGTCGGGCTTACGGCCCAGAAAATAGCCCACGACATCGTAGCGCAGGTCCTGGGGACAAAGGTCCCCTTTGCGCGGCCCCTGCCAGGTCAGGAACACCCCACCACCGGCAGTCTGCCCAAGCTGTGA
- a CDS encoding DUF402 domain-containing protein has translation MSPDREPGSLQPGDLVVARNRKWNGKAHWVVPGRYLGEDIHGWWIFQGAGEFCSRPGAAFYTASDAVLLVPRTGEFVATFYDDTYPGDFRIYVDLATGHGWNTIRPGVTEFHMIDMDLDVIRSTLHGVFVDDEDEFEDHRAGMGYPAEIVETMRAECAALREGVEAMKAPFDVEGTSNTSAEWFRKGRT, from the coding sequence GTGAGTCCCGATCGCGAACCGGGCTCCCTGCAGCCCGGCGACCTCGTGGTGGCGAGAAACAGGAAGTGGAACGGCAAGGCGCACTGGGTTGTACCCGGCCGCTACTTGGGTGAGGACATCCACGGCTGGTGGATTTTCCAAGGCGCGGGGGAGTTCTGTTCTCGTCCCGGTGCTGCCTTCTACACAGCCTCGGATGCAGTCCTGCTGGTACCGCGGACCGGCGAATTCGTGGCCACTTTCTATGACGACACCTACCCGGGTGACTTCCGGATCTACGTAGACCTGGCAACCGGTCATGGATGGAACACCATCAGGCCAGGCGTTACCGAGTTCCACATGATCGATATGGACCTGGACGTCATCCGATCCACCCTTCACGGTGTGTTCGTCGATGACGAGGATGAGTTTGAGGACCACAGGGCAGGCATGGGATATCCCGCAGAAATCGTGGAAACCATGCGTGCGGAGTGCGCAGCCCTTCGTGAGGGAGTGGAGGCCATGAAGGCTCCATTCGACGTCGAGGGCACCAGCAACACCAGTGCAGAGTGGTTCAGGAAAGGACGAACATGA
- a CDS encoding aldo/keto reductase, whose protein sequence is MTEYRRLGHSGLTVSAVGLGCNNLGRANTPTESQEGTDAVVRAAIDAGVTFFDVADVYGREPGLSEAMLGKALKGHRDDVVIGTKFGMDMHGANGNDFGARGSRRYILKAVEASLRRLGTEWIDLYQFHTPDPQTPIEETLAALDVLVTSGKVRYIGHSNFAGWQIAEAEYVGRQSGGVRFISTQNHYNLLDRRAELEVIPAASAFSLGVLPYFPLANGLLTGKYSAGHAPEGSRLSHTRTNLVHDADWQQLGRFGQFAKERGITELQLAFSWLAAQPGVSSVIAGATRPEQIRENAEAVCWVPSQEEREELDEIFPRAPKVALF, encoded by the coding sequence ATGACTGAATATCGACGCCTTGGCCACTCCGGACTGACCGTCTCAGCTGTAGGGCTGGGTTGTAACAACCTGGGACGCGCCAACACTCCCACGGAGTCGCAGGAAGGCACGGATGCCGTTGTCCGCGCCGCGATCGATGCCGGGGTGACGTTCTTCGACGTCGCAGATGTTTACGGCCGGGAGCCTGGCCTCAGCGAGGCCATGCTGGGCAAAGCGCTGAAGGGACATCGCGACGACGTCGTCATCGGTACCAAGTTCGGCATGGATATGCACGGGGCCAATGGCAACGACTTTGGTGCGCGCGGTTCGCGGCGCTACATCCTCAAGGCGGTTGAAGCCTCGCTGCGCAGGCTGGGTACGGAGTGGATCGACCTCTACCAGTTCCACACCCCGGACCCACAGACGCCCATTGAGGAAACCCTTGCAGCGTTGGATGTCCTGGTCACCAGCGGCAAGGTCCGCTACATCGGTCACTCGAACTTCGCTGGGTGGCAGATCGCCGAAGCCGAGTACGTTGGGCGGCAGTCTGGAGGGGTTCGCTTCATTTCAACCCAGAACCACTACAATCTGCTGGACCGCCGGGCCGAGCTCGAGGTCATTCCGGCAGCCAGCGCCTTCTCGCTTGGTGTGCTTCCGTATTTCCCCCTGGCCAATGGCCTGCTCACAGGCAAGTACTCCGCCGGCCATGCCCCCGAGGGTTCCCGCCTGAGCCATACACGGACCAATCTGGTGCATGATGCCGATTGGCAGCAGCTGGGCCGCTTTGGTCAGTTCGCCAAGGAACGGGGCATCACCGAACTCCAGCTGGCATTCTCGTGGTTGGCAGCCCAACCCGGCGTCAGCAGTGTCATCGCTGGAGCGACGCGTCCGGAGCAGATTCGTGAGAACGCGGAAGCAGTGTGCTGGGTCCCTAGCCAGGAGGAGCGCGAGGAACTGGACGAGATCTTCCCGCGTGCTCCCAAGGTGGCACTCTTCTAG